TGTGGTAGTCCTATTCTTCATAGTCCTGTAGTTGCGGTTCTTGCACTCACTGCATTCTAGATTCAAAGCGGCCCGGGCCATATTCACACCTCCATCGCCA
This Limnochordia bacterium DNA region includes the following protein-coding sequences:
- the rpmG gene encoding 50S ribosomal protein L33, giving the protein MARAALNLECSECKNRNYRTMKNRTTTPDRLQLKKYCRFCRKHTEHKETK